The following are encoded in a window of Streptomyces griseiscabiei genomic DNA:
- a CDS encoding MarR family winged helix-turn-helix transcriptional regulator: MSEQTGISTAKEAADHELVLAFGRLQGAANRLEYILGRALEVECGISHLMFEVLLILGRAGEPGLPMRAIAQEQVLTTGGVTRLVDRMETAGLVTREESPTDRRGKLVRLTPLGEETAVRAARVHVENIKEYFVGPLPEADRERFAEDLRILSHTARDVLPRLP; the protein is encoded by the coding sequence ATGAGCGAGCAGACAGGCATCAGTACGGCCAAGGAGGCCGCCGACCACGAACTCGTCCTCGCGTTCGGACGGCTCCAGGGCGCGGCCAACCGGCTGGAGTACATCCTCGGGCGCGCCCTGGAGGTCGAGTGCGGCATCAGCCATCTGATGTTCGAGGTGCTGCTGATCCTCGGGCGGGCGGGCGAGCCGGGACTGCCGATGCGGGCCATCGCCCAGGAGCAGGTGCTCACCACCGGTGGCGTGACCCGCCTGGTGGACCGCATGGAGACAGCGGGCCTCGTGACCCGGGAGGAGTCCCCCACCGACCGCCGCGGGAAGCTGGTACGGCTGACGCCGCTCGGCGAGGAGACAGCCGTGCGCGCCGCCCGCGTCCACGTGGAGAACATCAAGGAGTACTTCGTCGGCCCCCTCCCCGAGGCCGACCGTGAGCGGTTCGCCGAGGATCTGCGCATCCTCAGCCACACGGCACGCGACGTACTGCCCCGCCTGCCCTGA
- a CDS encoding DsbA family protein yields the protein MKLVYVFDAYCGWSHGFSGTLREVVARHPGLPVEVVSGGLFTGARRVPIREFGHVRGANAQIAELTGAVFGAGYERLVADGSFVMDSEAAARGTAALRQAAPDRAALLAADLQHAFYAGGHSLSDPATYRAVAEAAGLDADAVVAAFASAEAKTAAEADFRRSAALGVTGFPTLLAVEGTSLTPLAYGRATADEIDQRLASHPATRT from the coding sequence ATGAAGCTGGTCTACGTTTTCGACGCCTACTGCGGCTGGTCCCACGGTTTCTCCGGAACGCTCCGGGAGGTGGTCGCCCGCCACCCCGGGCTGCCGGTGGAGGTGGTCTCCGGCGGTCTGTTCACCGGGGCGCGCCGGGTGCCGATCCGTGAGTTCGGCCATGTCCGGGGCGCGAACGCCCAGATCGCGGAGCTGACCGGCGCCGTGTTCGGCGCGGGCTACGAACGGCTGGTCGCCGACGGCTCGTTCGTCATGGACTCCGAGGCCGCCGCCCGCGGCACGGCCGCCCTGCGGCAGGCGGCCCCCGACCGGGCGGCGCTCCTCGCGGCGGACCTGCAGCACGCGTTCTACGCCGGCGGCCACAGCCTCTCGGACCCGGCCACGTACCGCGCGGTCGCCGAGGCGGCCGGTCTGGACGCGGACGCCGTCGTGGCCGCCTTCGCGTCGGCCGAGGCGAAGACCGCGGCCGAGGCCGACTTCCGCCGCTCGGCCGCACTGGGTGTCACCGGCTTCCCCACCCTGCTCGCCGTCGAGGGCACGTCCCTCACCCCCCTGGCCTACGGTCGCGCCACCGCGGACGAGATCGACCAGCGGCTCGCGTCCCACCCGGCCACCCGAACCTGA
- a CDS encoding LacI family DNA-binding transcriptional regulator has product MTSGDVAKEAGVSRATVSYVLNDTPHQKIAEATRRRVWEAAARLGYAPSAAARALRTGRSDIVLGVLPDWPIQHVLGRLIQQLTNAFAEHELTFLVHSSARPARPLREVWKALTPAAVLALNEFPEAEAEAMRAVGIQVVMTMHGAAPGGARSPLAAPLVAEEPIGALQARHLVDTHHHRLGYAYPDLPRLDVLAQPRVDGVRRVCAERGLPEPDVRTVPLELNGAMETVKAWLAADPPVTGICAFNDDIAMAVLLALQALGLRAPQDLAVIGVDDIPGSALLRPALTTVVRDTETLARGLARRVVDALDQGLGHHHDPDRGLDEPSARPRPVEDPLRIEVRDST; this is encoded by the coding sequence GTGACGAGCGGGGACGTCGCGAAGGAAGCCGGAGTCTCGCGGGCGACGGTCAGCTACGTCCTCAACGACACCCCGCACCAGAAGATCGCCGAGGCCACCCGCCGCCGGGTCTGGGAGGCCGCCGCCCGGCTCGGCTACGCGCCCTCGGCCGCCGCGCGCGCCCTGCGCACGGGCCGTTCCGACATCGTGCTCGGCGTACTGCCGGACTGGCCGATCCAGCATGTGCTCGGCCGGCTCATCCAGCAGCTGACCAACGCCTTCGCCGAACACGAACTCACCTTCCTCGTGCACTCGTCGGCGCGGCCGGCCCGGCCGCTGCGGGAGGTCTGGAAGGCCCTGACACCCGCCGCGGTCCTCGCCCTGAACGAGTTCCCCGAGGCGGAGGCCGAGGCGATGCGCGCGGTCGGCATCCAGGTCGTCATGACGATGCACGGCGCGGCCCCCGGAGGCGCCCGGTCCCCGCTGGCCGCACCCCTGGTGGCCGAGGAGCCGATCGGCGCGCTGCAGGCCCGCCATCTCGTCGACACGCACCACCACCGGCTCGGCTACGCCTACCCGGACCTGCCCCGCCTCGACGTCCTGGCCCAGCCCCGGGTGGACGGCGTCCGGCGGGTCTGCGCGGAACGCGGCCTTCCGGAGCCCGACGTCCGCACCGTCCCGCTGGAGCTGAACGGCGCCATGGAGACGGTGAAGGCCTGGCTCGCCGCCGATCCGCCGGTGACCGGGATCTGCGCCTTCAACGACGACATCGCCATGGCGGTGCTGCTGGCCCTCCAGGCCCTCGGGCTGCGCGCCCCGCAGGACCTCGCCGTGATCGGGGTCGACGACATCCCTGGCTCGGCCCTGCTGCGACCGGCACTGACGACGGTCGTCCGGGACACCGAGACCCTCGCGCGCGGGCTGGCCCGCCGGGTCGTGGACGCGCTCGACCAGGGCCTCGGCCATCACCACGACCCCGACCGCGGCCTCGACGAGCCGTCGGCCCGCCCCCGCCCTGTCGAGGATCCGCTGAGGATCGAGGTGCGGGACTCGACCTGA
- a CDS encoding nuclear transport factor 2 family protein, with the protein MSEFALSPAPADVVRRQYLASAAGDLDALRATLAPDVEWTEMAGFPLAGTYRTPDGVTAGVMERLGQDWDGWTAHDDTYVVDGENVVVLARYTATNKATGRPVAVRVAHHFVVRGGLIVRFEQFVDTALVREAMTT; encoded by the coding sequence ATGAGCGAGTTCGCCCTCTCCCCCGCGCCCGCCGACGTCGTACGCCGCCAGTACCTCGCCTCCGCCGCCGGTGACCTGGACGCCCTGCGCGCCACCCTCGCCCCCGACGTGGAGTGGACGGAGATGGCCGGCTTCCCCCTCGCCGGCACCTATCGCACGCCCGACGGGGTCACCGCGGGCGTCATGGAGCGACTCGGCCAGGACTGGGACGGCTGGACCGCCCACGACGACACCTATGTCGTCGACGGCGAGAACGTCGTCGTCCTCGCCCGCTACACGGCCACCAACAAGGCCACCGGCCGCCCCGTCGCCGTCCGTGTCGCCCACCACTTCGTCGTACGCGGCGGCCTCATCGTCCGCTTCGAACAGTTCGTGGACACCGCCCTCGTCCGGGAGGCCATGACCACCTGA
- a CDS encoding amidohydrolase family protein, whose product MKPMGRRGFLAASTALGIGAGLSTHAILSEASESETSDKASDKTSDILRRDQDLPFIGTEETFSTPTLLKLNSINQDHIAFLEEIGLADLGQRRIGDMDAGGLNVQILSAHTPSVQNVPGQRGIDLAYRLNRQLVDGPIAKYQDRFKAFATLPLQSPEAAADELERSVREDGFLGALTNGHIAKKYLDHPDFEPVLARAVALDVPIYLHPGYPADEVFKIYYSTTRSEYTEDYQDYIFSGSGYGWHQEVLTQCVRMITYGVFDRFPKLKIIIGHMGEGLPFYYERIVNDMGEPTKESLKKPIGQYFQDNFWVTTSAFPQTELLDLLLKYISVDRVMFATDYPFADIKEQTDWFRGVDLPREDKEKIAFRNAEKLFGIKVPVK is encoded by the coding sequence ATGAAGCCCATGGGACGTCGCGGCTTTCTCGCCGCCAGCACGGCACTTGGCATTGGTGCCGGCTTGTCCACGCACGCCATTCTCTCGGAAGCGAGCGAGAGCGAGACATCGGACAAGGCTTCGGACAAGACGTCGGACATTTTACGGCGGGACCAGGACCTGCCCTTCATCGGCACGGAGGAGACCTTTTCGACTCCCACGTTGTTGAAGTTGAACTCCATCAATCAGGATCACATAGCATTCCTCGAGGAAATCGGCCTTGCGGATCTAGGCCAGCGCCGCATCGGCGACATGGATGCGGGTGGACTCAACGTTCAAATCCTCTCTGCTCATACACCCTCCGTACAAAATGTCCCTGGCCAGAGGGGCATCGACCTTGCCTATCGCCTCAACCGGCAACTTGTAGACGGGCCGATCGCCAAATATCAGGACCGCTTCAAGGCTTTCGCCACCCTGCCCTTGCAGAGCCCGGAGGCGGCGGCGGACGAACTGGAACGCTCGGTTCGGGAAGATGGCTTCTTGGGCGCACTGACCAACGGTCACATCGCGAAGAAGTATCTCGATCATCCCGATTTCGAGCCCGTACTGGCACGTGCCGTTGCTCTCGACGTGCCGATCTATCTGCATCCCGGCTATCCAGCTGACGAGGTCTTCAAGATCTACTACAGCACCACACGGTCTGAATACACGGAAGATTACCAGGACTACATTTTCAGTGGGTCTGGATATGGCTGGCACCAGGAGGTGCTGACCCAATGCGTTCGGATGATCACGTACGGGGTTTTCGACAGATTCCCCAAACTGAAAATCATCATCGGCCACATGGGCGAAGGCCTTCCTTTCTACTACGAGCGGATCGTCAACGACATGGGCGAGCCGACCAAAGAATCTCTCAAGAAACCCATCGGGCAATACTTCCAGGACAACTTCTGGGTCACAACCAGCGCATTCCCCCAGACCGAACTGCTCGATCTCCTGCTGAAGTACATAAGCGTGGATCGAGTGATGTTCGCAACCGACTATCCGTTCGCGGACATCAAGGAGCAGACCGACTGGTTCCGCGGAGTCGATTTGCCACGCGAAGACAAGGAAAAGATTGCATTCCGAAATGCGGAGAAACTGTTCGGAATCAAAGTTCCCGTGAAGTGA
- a CDS encoding MFS transporter yields the protein MPGTTDTTSNPWKTATLAGMASYLDAAALVTSGIAIGGYYAAPLRLDPGTIGLLLGLQTLAFAVGALFGGRLGDRFGRRTVFTCSLVLYAAGVLLLLVAASPVLLFAGVVATGLAIGADLPVSLALVNEEAPPGRKGTMVVFSGMLWLAGIVAVLLLSSFMGARGMLGGRILFAHLLAVAVVVLLLRLTLRESAEWTAARRAADTRPDSAAGSIEFGRVRDLFRAPTVHALLATGLYYATWNLGANTLGQFGTFLWTALAHGEVARYSQLTLLGLPVGFAAGLVFMRAVDRPARHAWFAAGTALLVVAWSLPALFGPGEVTLVAVMLVSGLGNSFAGEAIYKIWSQEFFPTLLRATATGVTMAFTRAVAGLAALATPAFALGHTELFFGLLLGVTVVSAVIGLLWVPRLPGAARSEAPADTARPGPADRPRPAGQSGTPTPATTEKAVP from the coding sequence ATGCCCGGCACGACCGACACCACGAGCAATCCCTGGAAGACCGCGACGCTCGCCGGCATGGCCTCCTACCTCGATGCCGCCGCTCTGGTGACGTCGGGCATCGCCATCGGCGGCTACTACGCCGCACCCCTGCGACTCGACCCCGGGACCATCGGACTCCTGCTGGGGCTGCAGACCCTGGCGTTCGCCGTCGGCGCTCTGTTCGGCGGACGGCTCGGGGACCGGTTCGGCCGCCGGACGGTCTTCACCTGCTCGCTCGTCCTGTACGCGGCCGGTGTCCTGCTGCTCCTGGTGGCGGCGAGCCCCGTCCTGCTGTTCGCGGGGGTCGTGGCCACCGGCCTGGCCATCGGCGCGGATCTGCCCGTGTCGCTGGCGCTCGTCAACGAGGAGGCGCCGCCCGGCAGGAAGGGCACGATGGTGGTGTTCTCCGGCATGCTCTGGCTCGCCGGCATCGTGGCCGTACTGCTGCTCAGCTCCTTCATGGGAGCGCGGGGCATGCTCGGCGGCCGTATCCTCTTCGCCCATCTGCTGGCCGTCGCCGTCGTCGTGCTGCTGCTGCGCCTGACACTGCGCGAGTCGGCCGAGTGGACCGCCGCCCGCCGGGCCGCCGACACGCGTCCGGACTCCGCTGCCGGGAGCATCGAGTTCGGCCGGGTCCGGGACCTGTTCCGCGCACCCACCGTCCACGCGCTGCTCGCGACGGGCCTCTACTACGCCACCTGGAACCTCGGCGCGAACACCCTCGGCCAGTTCGGCACCTTCCTGTGGACCGCGCTGGCCCACGGGGAGGTCGCCCGGTACTCACAACTGACGCTCCTCGGACTCCCGGTGGGCTTCGCCGCGGGCCTGGTGTTCATGCGCGCGGTGGACCGGCCCGCCCGGCACGCCTGGTTCGCCGCGGGCACCGCCCTGCTCGTCGTCGCCTGGTCCCTGCCCGCGCTGTTCGGACCCGGCGAAGTCACCCTGGTCGCCGTCATGCTGGTCTCCGGCCTCGGCAACTCCTTCGCCGGCGAGGCCATCTACAAGATCTGGTCCCAGGAATTCTTCCCCACCCTGCTGCGGGCCACCGCGACCGGCGTGACCATGGCCTTCACCCGGGCCGTCGCCGGACTCGCCGCGCTGGCCACCCCCGCCTTCGCCCTCGGCCACACCGAGCTGTTCTTCGGCCTGCTCCTCGGCGTCACCGTGGTCTCGGCGGTCATCGGCCTCCTCTGGGTGCCACGCCTGCCCGGGGCCGCCCGGTCCGAGGCGCCCGCCGACACCGCCCGGCCCGGGCCCGCCGACCGGCCCCGGCCCGCCGGCCAGAGCGGCACTCCCACTCCCGCAACGACCGAAAAGGCTGTCCCTTGA
- a CDS encoding MBL fold metallo-hydrolase: MSTLSFKVLDLDFPAGVKNKTATLVTGETDALLVDAAFTRADGHRVAAEILDSGKTLTTVFVSHGDPDFYFGAEVIADAFPDAVFVATPLVIDHIRHSYEGKLKAWAALGANLPTRLVELTPLTGDLTLEGHRFELRGGPAALPDRHYLWQAERRAILGGVLLFQQEHVWVADTPTPGDRAAWIDLLDEMAALRPDLVVPGHRLPGTPADASAITATRDYLLAFEEELDKAADGASLTAALVARHPDNGMQIAAQIGAKVAKGEMKWG; encoded by the coding sequence GTGAGCACCCTCTCCTTCAAGGTCCTCGACCTCGACTTCCCCGCCGGCGTCAAGAACAAGACGGCCACCCTCGTCACCGGTGAGACGGATGCGCTGCTGGTCGACGCCGCCTTCACCCGGGCGGACGGTCACCGGGTGGCCGCCGAGATCCTCGACTCCGGCAAGACGCTGACGACCGTCTTCGTCAGCCACGGCGACCCCGACTTCTACTTCGGCGCCGAAGTGATCGCCGACGCCTTCCCCGACGCGGTCTTCGTGGCGACTCCCCTCGTCATCGACCACATCCGGCACTCGTACGAGGGCAAGCTCAAGGCGTGGGCGGCGCTCGGCGCGAACCTCCCCACCCGCCTGGTCGAGCTGACCCCGCTGACCGGCGACCTCACCCTCGAAGGCCACCGCTTCGAACTGCGGGGCGGCCCGGCCGCTCTCCCCGACCGCCACTACCTCTGGCAGGCCGAGCGGCGCGCAATCCTCGGCGGCGTCCTGCTCTTCCAGCAGGAGCACGTCTGGGTCGCCGACACCCCCACCCCGGGCGACCGCGCCGCCTGGATCGACCTGCTGGACGAGATGGCCGCGCTCCGGCCGGACCTCGTCGTCCCCGGCCACCGGCTGCCCGGCACCCCCGCCGACGCCTCCGCCATCACCGCCACCCGTGACTATCTGCTCGCCTTCGAGGAGGAACTGGACAAGGCCGCGGACGGCGCCTCTCTCACGGCCGCCCTCGTCGCGCGTCACCCGGACAACGGGATGCAGATCGCCGCCCAGATCGGTGCGAAGGTCGCCAAGGGCGAGATGAAGTGGGGCTGA
- a CDS encoding DUF6896 domain-containing protein, with amino-acid sequence MERVGAARDLVLGYVRALNAIDEAMRVAIPSPERSADVVGLVRACRINRSDHIGTYSYEVHGAGCRFVSDDGTEVDVDFAADGSEVFDLWRLRGYGLSLPEPLDVTDQDLRSAVRSLGPLLHEVRSGWFGVAN; translated from the coding sequence ATGGAACGGGTTGGGGCTGCGCGAGACCTCGTGCTCGGTTACGTCCGCGCTCTGAACGCGATTGATGAAGCCATGAGGGTGGCGATCCCCTCGCCGGAGCGATCGGCGGACGTCGTCGGCCTGGTCCGTGCGTGCCGGATCAACCGGAGTGATCACATCGGCACCTACTCCTACGAGGTTCATGGGGCAGGGTGCCGCTTCGTGAGCGACGACGGCACTGAGGTCGACGTGGACTTCGCAGCCGACGGGAGTGAAGTCTTCGACCTCTGGCGGCTGCGCGGGTATGGGCTGAGCCTGCCGGAGCCTCTTGACGTCACGGATCAGGACCTGCGGTCCGCAGTGCGGTCGCTGGGACCACTTCTGCACGAGGTGCGGTCGGGGTGGTTCGGCGTAGCCAACTGA